A single genomic interval of Pirellulales bacterium harbors:
- the lexA gene encoding repressor LexA produces MPDDEIELTRRQKLVYEFLREKIRNRGYGPTVREIGDQFNIASPNGVMCHLKALEKKGMIIREPNMSRAIQLVHDERGLPLAGRVAAGVMHEAIETKDRLDFEALFNNKRNNYFALKVHGDSMIGAHIDEGDYVVIKRQQTASPGQMVIAQTPDGEATLKRYYPEKSKKRIKLEPANPRMSPIYVKECKILGVVAGVVRKVD; encoded by the coding sequence ATGCCGGATGACGAGATCGAATTGACCCGCCGCCAGAAGCTGGTTTACGAGTTCCTTCGCGAAAAAATCCGCAACCGCGGTTACGGCCCGACCGTCCGCGAAATTGGGGACCAATTCAACATTGCCTCGCCCAACGGGGTGATGTGCCATTTGAAGGCCCTGGAAAAAAAGGGCATGATCATCCGCGAACCAAATATGTCGCGGGCGATCCAACTGGTCCACGACGAGCGCGGGCTGCCGCTGGCCGGCCGGGTCGCAGCGGGTGTGATGCACGAGGCGATCGAAACCAAAGACCGTCTCGATTTCGAAGCGCTGTTCAACAACAAGCGAAATAACTACTTCGCGCTCAAGGTACACGGCGATTCGATGATTGGCGCGCACATCGACGAAGGTGACTATGTCGTGATCAAGCGTCAGCAGACGGCATCGCCGGGGCAAATGGTCATTGCTCAAACGCCAGACGGCGAGGCGACGCTGAAACGCTATTACCCCGAGAAGTCGAAGAAGCGCATCAAGCTGGAGCCGGCCAACCCAAGGATGAGCCCGATTTATGTGAAGGAGTGCAAGATTCTGGGCGTCGTGGCGGGCGTAGTTCGCAAAGTGGACTAA